In Anguilla rostrata isolate EN2019 chromosome 1, ASM1855537v3, whole genome shotgun sequence, a genomic segment contains:
- the LOC135257596 gene encoding protein LYRIC-like isoform X1, which produces MAAAWQDLATQQAEVLSDRLRELLSTGLGLLRSELGVDVGLKPELYPTWVILLTAFLGLLVIVVFWVAACGGIFGGKKQSVRTTEESNESTKASVTKAVKTEEQKKKNKKKPAEKSSIIQQKAQPNGRTVVDLQEDAKGAEENLKPFPAEVKTEKSKKNKKKPKTEVKQTKTNTSTDGKEPDEGNWETKVSNREKRQQRKKDKQPEDSGSLGGGDPPASAPVEQPRLTVSVPAIQRKSKGEAQRSKAGKGEAVISQVSASWSEPAALNGGGWNDKAMKLPAQTLAPDAENWSPVPKAAGRRGVEATAWSQEMEGSWSGGDRRRKTDRSPASFTPLGLKPTGEPQCDTLPKVDDEWSGLNGMMADPGSDWNAPSELWGNFEEPQPERPAPPKEPAPEAKGSEDEKEKSDGAAGDSGKPKKKKKKKKKQDDAGATPQDSGEPEKETLAGSQESNPPVKEKARSIPAGAPAAEPRPERPTRAPDSISQKPSTQVPQRLAEPESTAKQNSAPAPAQKKHEENWESPKQVKKKRARRET; this is translated from the exons ATGGCAGCGGCCTGGCAGGACCTAGCAACTCAGCAGGCCGAGGTACTATCAGATCGTCTGAGGGAGCTGCTGTCCACCGGCCTCGGCCTGCTCCGCTCCGAGCTCGGCGTTGATGTGGGTCTGAAGCCCGAGCTTTACCCAACATGGGTTATCCTCTTAACCGCCTTCCTTGGGCTGCTTGTCATCGTGGTGTTCTGGGTCGCGGCCTGTGGTGGCATATTCGGTGGAAAGAAGCAATCGGTCAGAACTACTGAGGAGAGTAACGAAAGCACGAAGGCCTCTGTGACCAAAGCTGTCAAAACtgaagaacagaagaaaaagaacaaaaagaaacctGCTGAGAAG TCATCAATCATCCAACAGAAAGCACAACCTAACGGTCGCACTGTGGTGGACCTGCAGGAAGACGCCAAGGGTGCCGAAgaaaatctgaaaccatttccTGCTGAGGTCAAGACTGAGAAG TcaaagaagaacaagaagaaacCCAAAACAGAGGTGAAGCAAACAAAGACCAACACCTCTACTGATGGCAAAGAGCCAGATGAAG GCAACTGGGAAACTAAGGTCAGCAACCGGGAGAAGCGACAGCAGCGGAAGAAGGACAAGCAGCCTGAGGATTCTGGGAgcctgggagggggggaccCCCCCGCCAGCGCCCCCGTGGAGCAGCCCAGACTCACAGTTTCTGTACCCGCGATTCAGAGGAAGAGCAAAG GAGAAGCCCAACGCTCTAAGGCCGGGAAGGGAGAAGCCGTCATATCCCAAG TGTCGGCCAGCTGGAGCGAGCCGGCGGCGCTGAACGGCGGGGGCTGGAACGACAAGGCCATGAAGCTCCCGGCCCAGACGCTCGCCCCCGACGCCGAGAACTGGAGCCCCGTCCCCAAAGCGGCCGGCCGCCGGGGCGTCGAGGCCACCGCCTGGAGCCAGGAGATGGAAG GGTCGTGGAGTGggggagacaggaggaggaagacggaCCGGAGCCCGGCCTCCTTCACCCCGTTGGGATTAAAACCCACAG GAGAACCGCAGTGTGACACTCTGCCCAAGGTGGATGACGAATGGTCTGGCCTGA ACGGGATGATGGCAGACCCTGGCTCTGACTGGAACGCCCCCTCAGAGCTGTGGGGGAACTTCGAGGAGCCCCAGCCAGAGCGCCCCGCCCCACCGAAGGAGCCCGCTCCTGAGGCTAAG GGGTCTGAGGACGAGAAGGAGAAGAGCGACGGGGCTGCGGGGGACAGCGGGAAacccaagaagaagaaaaagaagaagaagaagcaagaTGACGCAGGCGCCACTCCCCAA GATTCTGGGGAGCCGGAGAAGGAGACTTTGGCAGGGAGCCAGGAGTCCAATCCGCCCGTCAAAGAGAAGGCGCGGTCCATCCCGGCTGGAGCTCCTGCTGCAGAG CCAAGGCCAGAGAGACCGACTAGGGCCCCGGACAGCATATCCCAGAAGCCCTCCACACAAGTGCCACAGAGGCTAGCGGAGCCAGAGTCGACTGCCAAGCAGAACAGCGCGCCCGCCCCTGCACAGA AGAAGCATGAAGAGAACTGGGAGTCTCCAAAGCaagtgaagaagaagagggCGAGGAGAGAAACATGA
- the LOC135257596 gene encoding protein LYRIC-like isoform X3: MAAAWQDLATQQAEVLSDRLRELLSTGLGLLRSELGVDVGLKPELYPTWVILLTAFLGLLVIVVFWVAACGGIFGGKKQSVRTTEESNESTKASVTKAVKTEEQKKKNKKKPAEKSSIIQQKAQPNGRTVVDLQEDAKGAEENLKPFPAEVKTEKSKKNKKKPKTEVKQTKTNTSTDGKEPDEGNWETKVSNREKRQQRKKDKQPEDSGSLGGGDPPASAPVEQPRLTVSVPAIQRKSKGEAQRSKAGKGEAVISQVSASWSEPAALNGGGWNDKAMKLPAQTLAPDAENWSPVPKAAGRRGVEATAWSQEMEGSWSGGDRRRKTDRSPASFTPLGLKPTDGMMADPGSDWNAPSELWGNFEEPQPERPAPPKEPAPEAKGSEDEKEKSDGAAGDSGKPKKKKKKKKKQDDAGATPQDSGEPEKETLAGSQESNPPVKEKARSIPAGAPAAEPRPERPTRAPDSISQKPSTQVPQRLAEPESTAKQNSAPAPAQKKHEENWESPKQVKKKRARRET; encoded by the exons ATGGCAGCGGCCTGGCAGGACCTAGCAACTCAGCAGGCCGAGGTACTATCAGATCGTCTGAGGGAGCTGCTGTCCACCGGCCTCGGCCTGCTCCGCTCCGAGCTCGGCGTTGATGTGGGTCTGAAGCCCGAGCTTTACCCAACATGGGTTATCCTCTTAACCGCCTTCCTTGGGCTGCTTGTCATCGTGGTGTTCTGGGTCGCGGCCTGTGGTGGCATATTCGGTGGAAAGAAGCAATCGGTCAGAACTACTGAGGAGAGTAACGAAAGCACGAAGGCCTCTGTGACCAAAGCTGTCAAAACtgaagaacagaagaaaaagaacaaaaagaaacctGCTGAGAAG TCATCAATCATCCAACAGAAAGCACAACCTAACGGTCGCACTGTGGTGGACCTGCAGGAAGACGCCAAGGGTGCCGAAgaaaatctgaaaccatttccTGCTGAGGTCAAGACTGAGAAG TcaaagaagaacaagaagaaacCCAAAACAGAGGTGAAGCAAACAAAGACCAACACCTCTACTGATGGCAAAGAGCCAGATGAAG GCAACTGGGAAACTAAGGTCAGCAACCGGGAGAAGCGACAGCAGCGGAAGAAGGACAAGCAGCCTGAGGATTCTGGGAgcctgggagggggggaccCCCCCGCCAGCGCCCCCGTGGAGCAGCCCAGACTCACAGTTTCTGTACCCGCGATTCAGAGGAAGAGCAAAG GAGAAGCCCAACGCTCTAAGGCCGGGAAGGGAGAAGCCGTCATATCCCAAG TGTCGGCCAGCTGGAGCGAGCCGGCGGCGCTGAACGGCGGGGGCTGGAACGACAAGGCCATGAAGCTCCCGGCCCAGACGCTCGCCCCCGACGCCGAGAACTGGAGCCCCGTCCCCAAAGCGGCCGGCCGCCGGGGCGTCGAGGCCACCGCCTGGAGCCAGGAGATGGAAG GGTCGTGGAGTGggggagacaggaggaggaagacggaCCGGAGCCCGGCCTCCTTCACCCCGTTGGGATTAAAACCCACAG ACGGGATGATGGCAGACCCTGGCTCTGACTGGAACGCCCCCTCAGAGCTGTGGGGGAACTTCGAGGAGCCCCAGCCAGAGCGCCCCGCCCCACCGAAGGAGCCCGCTCCTGAGGCTAAG GGGTCTGAGGACGAGAAGGAGAAGAGCGACGGGGCTGCGGGGGACAGCGGGAAacccaagaagaagaaaaagaagaagaagaagcaagaTGACGCAGGCGCCACTCCCCAA GATTCTGGGGAGCCGGAGAAGGAGACTTTGGCAGGGAGCCAGGAGTCCAATCCGCCCGTCAAAGAGAAGGCGCGGTCCATCCCGGCTGGAGCTCCTGCTGCAGAG CCAAGGCCAGAGAGACCGACTAGGGCCCCGGACAGCATATCCCAGAAGCCCTCCACACAAGTGCCACAGAGGCTAGCGGAGCCAGAGTCGACTGCCAAGCAGAACAGCGCGCCCGCCCCTGCACAGA AGAAGCATGAAGAGAACTGGGAGTCTCCAAAGCaagtgaagaagaagagggCGAGGAGAGAAACATGA
- the LOC135257596 gene encoding protein LYRIC-like isoform X2: MAAAWQDLATQQAEVLSDRLRELLSTGLGLLRSELGVDVGLKPELYPTWVILLTAFLGLLVIVVFWVAACGGIFGGKKQSVRTTEESNESTKASVTKAVKTEEQKKKNKKKPAEKKAQPNGRTVVDLQEDAKGAEENLKPFPAEVKTEKSKKNKKKPKTEVKQTKTNTSTDGKEPDEGNWETKVSNREKRQQRKKDKQPEDSGSLGGGDPPASAPVEQPRLTVSVPAIQRKSKGEAQRSKAGKGEAVISQVSASWSEPAALNGGGWNDKAMKLPAQTLAPDAENWSPVPKAAGRRGVEATAWSQEMEGSWSGGDRRRKTDRSPASFTPLGLKPTGEPQCDTLPKVDDEWSGLNGMMADPGSDWNAPSELWGNFEEPQPERPAPPKEPAPEAKGSEDEKEKSDGAAGDSGKPKKKKKKKKKQDDAGATPQDSGEPEKETLAGSQESNPPVKEKARSIPAGAPAAEPRPERPTRAPDSISQKPSTQVPQRLAEPESTAKQNSAPAPAQKKHEENWESPKQVKKKRARRET, from the exons ATGGCAGCGGCCTGGCAGGACCTAGCAACTCAGCAGGCCGAGGTACTATCAGATCGTCTGAGGGAGCTGCTGTCCACCGGCCTCGGCCTGCTCCGCTCCGAGCTCGGCGTTGATGTGGGTCTGAAGCCCGAGCTTTACCCAACATGGGTTATCCTCTTAACCGCCTTCCTTGGGCTGCTTGTCATCGTGGTGTTCTGGGTCGCGGCCTGTGGTGGCATATTCGGTGGAAAGAAGCAATCGGTCAGAACTACTGAGGAGAGTAACGAAAGCACGAAGGCCTCTGTGACCAAAGCTGTCAAAACtgaagaacagaagaaaaagaacaaaaagaaacctGCTGAGAAG AAAGCACAACCTAACGGTCGCACTGTGGTGGACCTGCAGGAAGACGCCAAGGGTGCCGAAgaaaatctgaaaccatttccTGCTGAGGTCAAGACTGAGAAG TcaaagaagaacaagaagaaacCCAAAACAGAGGTGAAGCAAACAAAGACCAACACCTCTACTGATGGCAAAGAGCCAGATGAAG GCAACTGGGAAACTAAGGTCAGCAACCGGGAGAAGCGACAGCAGCGGAAGAAGGACAAGCAGCCTGAGGATTCTGGGAgcctgggagggggggaccCCCCCGCCAGCGCCCCCGTGGAGCAGCCCAGACTCACAGTTTCTGTACCCGCGATTCAGAGGAAGAGCAAAG GAGAAGCCCAACGCTCTAAGGCCGGGAAGGGAGAAGCCGTCATATCCCAAG TGTCGGCCAGCTGGAGCGAGCCGGCGGCGCTGAACGGCGGGGGCTGGAACGACAAGGCCATGAAGCTCCCGGCCCAGACGCTCGCCCCCGACGCCGAGAACTGGAGCCCCGTCCCCAAAGCGGCCGGCCGCCGGGGCGTCGAGGCCACCGCCTGGAGCCAGGAGATGGAAG GGTCGTGGAGTGggggagacaggaggaggaagacggaCCGGAGCCCGGCCTCCTTCACCCCGTTGGGATTAAAACCCACAG GAGAACCGCAGTGTGACACTCTGCCCAAGGTGGATGACGAATGGTCTGGCCTGA ACGGGATGATGGCAGACCCTGGCTCTGACTGGAACGCCCCCTCAGAGCTGTGGGGGAACTTCGAGGAGCCCCAGCCAGAGCGCCCCGCCCCACCGAAGGAGCCCGCTCCTGAGGCTAAG GGGTCTGAGGACGAGAAGGAGAAGAGCGACGGGGCTGCGGGGGACAGCGGGAAacccaagaagaagaaaaagaagaagaagaagcaagaTGACGCAGGCGCCACTCCCCAA GATTCTGGGGAGCCGGAGAAGGAGACTTTGGCAGGGAGCCAGGAGTCCAATCCGCCCGTCAAAGAGAAGGCGCGGTCCATCCCGGCTGGAGCTCCTGCTGCAGAG CCAAGGCCAGAGAGACCGACTAGGGCCCCGGACAGCATATCCCAGAAGCCCTCCACACAAGTGCCACAGAGGCTAGCGGAGCCAGAGTCGACTGCCAAGCAGAACAGCGCGCCCGCCCCTGCACAGA AGAAGCATGAAGAGAACTGGGAGTCTCCAAAGCaagtgaagaagaagagggCGAGGAGAGAAACATGA